The proteins below are encoded in one region of Fibrella aestuarina BUZ 2:
- the porK gene encoding type IX secretion system lipoprotein PorK/GldK, with protein MPALTLRGALVVATVLILQSCGFLKSKMGGGKGSDVGVANGEIVAKSRPGYRQTTPYGMVLVPSGSFIMGQADEDVAATQINMNRRVTISSFYMDDTEVTNHEYRQYVNALLADSVATLGEEEIMARFYPDTTVWKNDFTYHNGDPMLEYYYGHPAFDTYPVVGVSWKAAQHFCQWRTNLYNDYRTKEGMVNSPRFRLPSEAEWEWAARGGKQGAKYPWGNPYVANGKGCYLANFKPQRGNFDADGYPYTAPANSYNANEYGLYNMAGNVSEWCRDAYADNSNAIVWDMNPDNQNADEPRKVIRGGSWKDIAYYLESGTRAYEDENARRSYIGFRCVMDNLEGRTAAARGGRAAASSKSKSSKSSNSSSKGMRNSKKA; from the coding sequence ATGCCTGCACTAACACTCCGGGGTGCGTTGGTTGTGGCAACAGTGTTGATTTTACAGAGCTGTGGCTTTTTAAAATCAAAAATGGGAGGTGGGAAAGGTAGTGACGTGGGCGTAGCAAACGGTGAAATCGTGGCTAAATCGCGTCCTGGTTATCGGCAGACAACCCCATACGGCATGGTGCTGGTGCCTTCAGGCTCCTTCATCATGGGTCAGGCTGATGAAGATGTAGCGGCTACGCAAATAAACATGAACCGCCGCGTAACGATTAGCTCGTTCTACATGGATGATACCGAGGTGACCAACCACGAGTACCGTCAGTACGTCAACGCGCTGTTGGCCGACTCAGTGGCAACGCTGGGTGAGGAAGAAATCATGGCGCGCTTCTACCCGGATACGACCGTCTGGAAAAACGACTTCACGTACCACAACGGTGACCCCATGCTGGAATACTACTACGGGCACCCGGCCTTTGATACGTACCCAGTCGTGGGTGTAAGCTGGAAAGCAGCACAGCATTTCTGCCAGTGGCGTACTAACCTCTACAACGACTACCGCACGAAAGAAGGCATGGTTAACTCACCCCGGTTCCGCCTACCATCGGAGGCCGAGTGGGAATGGGCTGCCCGCGGTGGCAAGCAAGGCGCTAAGTACCCCTGGGGTAACCCATACGTGGCTAACGGCAAAGGCTGCTACCTGGCTAACTTCAAGCCGCAACGGGGTAACTTCGATGCAGATGGCTACCCATATACGGCTCCAGCCAACTCGTACAACGCCAACGAATACGGCTTGTACAACATGGCGGGTAACGTGTCGGAGTGGTGCCGCGATGCCTACGCCGATAACTCAAACGCCATCGTTTGGGATATGAACCCCGACAACCAGAATGCCGACGAACCCCGTAAAGTAATCCGGGGCGGATCGTGGAAAGATATTGCGTACTACTTGGAATCAGGTACGCGTGCCTACGAAGACGAGAATGCGCGTCGCTCATACATTGGCTTCCGTTGCGTAATGGATAACCTCGAAGGTCGCACGGCGGCTGCGCGGGGTGGTCGGGCTGCCGCTTCGTCAAAATCGAAGTCATCGAAGAGCAGCAACAGCAGCAGCAAAGGCATGCGTAACAGCAAAAAGGCTTAA
- the porN gene encoding type IX secretion system ring protein PorN/GldN codes for MKQATMIRTMALSATAVLTLAGSAAIAQERDNSKYNSMSVRPINENDIMMKKTLWRRIDLKETQNASMFSKNNEITKYLIDAVKAGLLDAYANDSCTRKIDPSKFHEAILVPNTDGGLSKEEIEAGFGQQAAGGKDDGWGNPAKKDDPKATAKTKPADDGWGAPAPKKAAADDGWGAPVKKTAKASSKKGKKATQPVAEAKPEAVTTAAPASSTAPTFSGDERFAKEFNVLEVKEDWIFDKKRSRLYYDIQTVTMLLPADKNAAGFEVPVATFKYKDLDKLFRSDPKKFVWYNPQNQAQHKNLADAFDLRLFYGRITKVANPEDKDLVGIYGDKEGLMKSYQSEYELMEIEHGLWEY; via the coding sequence ATGAAGCAGGCTACGATGATACGGACAATGGCGCTATCGGCAACGGCAGTGTTGACCTTGGCGGGCAGTGCAGCCATAGCCCAGGAGCGCGACAACAGCAAATACAACTCGATGTCGGTGCGCCCGATCAACGAGAACGATATTATGATGAAGAAGACGCTCTGGCGTCGGATTGATCTAAAAGAAACGCAGAACGCCAGTATGTTTTCGAAGAACAATGAGATTACTAAGTACCTCATTGACGCGGTGAAAGCGGGCTTGCTTGATGCTTACGCGAATGACTCGTGTACCCGGAAAATCGATCCGTCGAAATTCCACGAGGCGATTTTGGTACCGAACACTGACGGCGGTCTGTCGAAAGAAGAGATCGAAGCTGGTTTTGGTCAGCAAGCGGCCGGTGGCAAAGACGATGGCTGGGGAAATCCAGCGAAGAAGGACGATCCCAAGGCAACGGCTAAAACCAAACCGGCGGATGACGGCTGGGGGGCTCCTGCCCCCAAGAAAGCCGCTGCTGACGATGGTTGGGGTGCTCCCGTGAAGAAAACGGCTAAAGCAAGCAGCAAGAAAGGCAAGAAGGCTACGCAGCCCGTTGCTGAAGCTAAACCCGAAGCGGTTACAACAGCAGCACCAGCTAGCTCAACCGCACCGACCTTCTCAGGCGACGAGCGTTTTGCCAAGGAGTTCAACGTACTTGAAGTGAAAGAAGACTGGATCTTCGACAAAAAGCGGTCACGGCTGTATTATGATATTCAGACGGTAACCATGTTGCTACCGGCTGACAAGAATGCCGCTGGTTTTGAAGTACCGGTAGCGACGTTCAAATACAAAGATCTGGACAAGCTGTTCCGCTCAGACCCGAAGAAATTTGTGTGGTATAACCCGCAAAATCAGGCCCAGCACAAGAACCTCGCTGATGCCTTCGACCTTCGCTTGTTCTATGGTCGGATCACGAAAGTGGCTAACCCGGAAGATAAAGACCTCGTTGGTATTTACGGCGATAAAGAAGGTCTGATGAAGTCGTATCAGAGCGAGTATGAACTGATGGAGATCGAGCACGGTCTCTGGGAATACTAA
- the mnmA gene encoding tRNA 2-thiouridine(34) synthase MnmA, which yields MSKHGRILVAMSGGIDSSLAAVMLHDEGYEVIGMTMKTWDYASSGGTKKETGCCSLDSINDARNIAVSLGFPHYILDIRNEFGDAVIDYFTGEYIEGRTPNPCVMCNTHIKWDALLRRADRLDCEFIATGHYAHIRQDDSPGASNGRYVISKGVDTLKDQSYVLWGVSQESLARTKLPLGHLRKTEIREMATERGFVELVTKSESYEICFVPDNDYRGFLKRRVPTLEAEVAGGNFVMESTGKVVGKHEGYPFYTIGQRKGLGIALGHPVFVTEIRKDTNEVVLGLDTSLYRDGMTVSRLNLQKYSSLDAPLETVTKVRYKDAGTPALITQTGPDLIDVHFAEGVSAIAPGQAAVFYEGNDVIGGGWIMKSYKQTKE from the coding sequence ATGAGTAAACACGGACGCATTCTGGTCGCGATGAGCGGCGGAATTGACTCGTCGCTCGCAGCGGTGATGCTGCACGATGAAGGGTACGAGGTCATCGGGATGACCATGAAAACCTGGGACTACGCCTCGAGCGGCGGGACCAAAAAAGAAACCGGCTGCTGTAGTCTCGACAGCATCAACGACGCCCGAAACATCGCCGTCAGCCTCGGTTTCCCCCACTACATTCTCGACATCCGCAACGAATTTGGCGATGCTGTCATCGACTACTTCACCGGCGAATACATCGAAGGCCGCACGCCCAATCCCTGCGTGATGTGTAATACCCACATCAAGTGGGATGCCCTGTTGCGCCGCGCCGACCGCCTCGACTGTGAATTTATTGCGACGGGCCACTACGCCCACATCCGGCAAGATGACTCCCCTGGCGCCTCCAACGGCCGGTACGTGATCTCGAAAGGCGTGGATACGCTCAAAGATCAATCGTACGTGCTGTGGGGGGTGTCGCAGGAGAGCCTTGCTCGCACGAAACTGCCCCTGGGGCATCTGCGGAAGACTGAAATCCGGGAGATGGCCACTGAGCGCGGCTTTGTCGAACTCGTGACCAAATCAGAATCGTACGAAATCTGCTTCGTGCCCGACAACGATTACCGGGGCTTCCTGAAACGCCGGGTGCCGACGCTCGAAGCCGAGGTAGCGGGTGGTAATTTCGTGATGGAGTCGACGGGCAAGGTCGTGGGTAAACACGAAGGCTATCCGTTCTACACGATTGGTCAGCGTAAAGGGCTGGGTATTGCCCTGGGTCACCCGGTGTTCGTGACCGAGATTCGGAAAGACACCAACGAGGTGGTGCTGGGTCTCGATACATCGCTCTACCGCGATGGTATGACGGTGAGCCGACTGAACCTACAGAAATACTCGAGCCTCGACGCGCCACTGGAAACGGTGACGAAGGTGCGCTACAAAGACGCCGGTACACCCGCCCTGATTACCCAAACCGGCCCCGACCTGATCGACGTTCACTTTGCCGAGGGCGTGTCGGCTATTGCGCCGGGGCAGGCCGCTGTGTTCTACGAAGGCAACGACGTCATCGGCGGCGGCTGGATCATGAAAAGTTATAAGCAAACTAAAGAGTGA
- a CDS encoding fumarylacetoacetate hydrolase family protein — MHIYRTSAGIVLAQNDQIKLLSDTNWDTYINRDDLYAAASADFDTAEAKDANWLSEQTILAPIQRQEIWASGVTYLRSRDARMDESKEAGGDTFYDKVYVAERPELFFKATAQRTVGTRDALRIRKDSTWDVPEPELTLFITASGTIVGYTVGNDMSSRSIEGENPLYLPQAKSYDRCAAIGPCLYVPGQPIAPESEIRLVIQRKGDTAFDQRIAINQMKRSHTELVSFLFRECSFPDGVFLMTGTGIVPPNTFTLQSGDQVQITIDGIGTLENWIE, encoded by the coding sequence ATGCACATCTACCGCACATCCGCCGGCATCGTTTTAGCCCAAAACGACCAGATCAAGCTCTTAAGCGATACCAACTGGGATACCTACATCAACCGCGACGATCTGTACGCCGCCGCTTCAGCTGATTTCGACACGGCTGAGGCTAAAGACGCCAACTGGCTGAGCGAGCAGACGATTCTGGCGCCCATTCAGCGGCAGGAAATCTGGGCGTCGGGCGTAACGTACCTGCGGAGCCGCGACGCCCGTATGGATGAGTCGAAAGAAGCCGGTGGCGATACGTTTTATGACAAAGTGTACGTCGCTGAGCGGCCCGAACTGTTTTTCAAAGCCACGGCCCAGCGCACCGTCGGCACCCGCGACGCCCTCCGCATCCGGAAAGACTCAACCTGGGACGTACCTGAGCCGGAACTAACGCTCTTTATCACGGCTTCGGGCACCATCGTGGGTTATACCGTCGGCAACGACATGAGCTCGCGCAGCATCGAGGGCGAAAATCCGCTCTACCTGCCTCAAGCCAAAAGTTACGACCGTTGCGCCGCCATTGGCCCCTGCCTCTACGTACCTGGCCAACCCATCGCCCCCGAATCAGAAATCCGGCTCGTCATTCAACGTAAGGGCGACACCGCGTTCGATCAGCGCATTGCCATCAATCAGATGAAGCGGAGCCATACCGAACTGGTGTCATTCCTGTTCCGTGAATGCTCGTTTCCCGACGGCGTTTTCCTGATGACCGGTACGGGCATCGTGCCGCCCAACACGTTCACCCTTCAGTCGGGCGATCAGGTTCAGATCACCATCGATGGCATCGGTACGCTCGAAAACTGGATCGAGTAA
- the porM gene encoding type IX secretion system motor protein PorM/GldM, which yields MAGAKETPRQKMIGMMYLVLTALLALQVTSAILEKFVLLNNSLEQSTGSTNRVNQETLDKIRSQVSKTGNRPADAAVLQQADQVRKMSSDMVAELDRLKTQIVEASGGTDEQGNIKNLSEEEKVAQVMVGNNRNGEAYKLQTTLNTFVNNLSKLANAKFAPMAVDGKDDPIAARSPEQRTKDFATLNFAQTPVPAALAVLSQKQADVRRIEGETLDALAARVGAQDVKFDKIMAMLSMESKVVVAGTKFKGEMFLAASSSGIQPRMSLSGGPVRMDNGRGIIEFTAQGGGSYDKNGLARRVLSGSISYNAPDGTVKTVPMQAEYFVAKPTYNIETGTLPPMYLGCENKLSIQSPQLGALWNPSITGAGAQVIQSGERGKVTVVPNSASVRLTISNQGSVLGSEDFRVQRVPRPTIEYLVGGRPATDPRGVPVGSARSLQVRAVADPSFLAAAPNDANFRVTGITVNLARGTRRIFGPVALGPGGGSLGAMAAEMEPGDRISIQVEGVQRRNFRGDISEVPMGNLIQNIALY from the coding sequence ATGGCAGGTGCTAAAGAGACACCCCGTCAGAAGATGATCGGGATGATGTATCTGGTATTGACCGCGCTGCTTGCTTTGCAGGTGACGTCGGCCATTCTGGAAAAATTCGTCCTGCTTAACAACTCACTGGAACAATCCACAGGATCAACGAACCGGGTTAACCAGGAGACGTTGGACAAAATTCGTTCGCAGGTCAGCAAAACCGGCAACCGTCCGGCCGACGCGGCTGTTCTGCAACAGGCCGATCAGGTACGTAAGATGTCGTCGGACATGGTTGCTGAACTCGACCGTTTGAAGACACAGATCGTTGAAGCGAGCGGTGGCACGGATGAGCAGGGCAACATCAAAAACCTGAGCGAAGAAGAAAAAGTAGCGCAGGTGATGGTTGGTAACAACCGCAATGGTGAAGCTTACAAACTGCAAACGACGTTGAACACGTTTGTCAATAACCTGTCGAAGCTAGCCAACGCCAAGTTTGCGCCGATGGCCGTTGATGGAAAGGACGACCCCATTGCTGCGCGGTCGCCGGAGCAACGAACCAAAGATTTTGCTACCCTCAACTTTGCCCAGACGCCCGTCCCCGCTGCCTTGGCCGTACTGAGCCAGAAGCAGGCTGACGTGCGCCGGATTGAAGGTGAAACGCTCGATGCCCTGGCTGCCCGTGTGGGTGCGCAGGACGTTAAGTTCGACAAAATCATGGCCATGCTGAGCATGGAATCGAAGGTAGTCGTGGCCGGTACGAAGTTTAAAGGTGAGATGTTCCTGGCCGCTTCGTCGTCTGGTATCCAACCGCGCATGAGCTTGAGTGGTGGTCCGGTACGTATGGATAATGGCCGGGGTATCATCGAGTTTACGGCACAGGGTGGTGGCAGCTACGATAAAAATGGACTGGCCCGCCGCGTGCTGTCAGGTTCGATTTCGTACAACGCACCCGACGGTACGGTGAAAACGGTGCCGATGCAGGCTGAATATTTCGTGGCCAAACCGACCTACAACATCGAGACAGGTACGTTGCCACCGATGTATCTGGGTTGCGAAAACAAACTGAGTATTCAGAGTCCGCAGTTAGGTGCACTATGGAATCCTAGCATTACCGGAGCCGGTGCGCAGGTGATTCAATCTGGTGAGCGTGGTAAAGTAACGGTTGTGCCCAACTCGGCTTCAGTTCGCCTGACGATTTCCAACCAGGGAAGTGTGCTTGGTTCGGAAGATTTCCGGGTTCAGCGTGTGCCCCGCCCAACCATCGAATATTTGGTTGGCGGACGGCCTGCCACTGATCCGCGTGGTGTACCCGTGGGTTCAGCGCGTAGCCTTCAGGTACGTGCTGTCGCCGATCCAAGCTTCCTGGCAGCAGCACCGAATGATGCCAACTTCCGGGTGACGGGTATAACCGTAAACTTGGCGCGCGGTACTCGCCGTATTTTTGGACCTGTGGCGTTAGGGCCTGGAGGTGGTTCACTAGGCGCTATGGCAGCTGAAATGGAACCGGGTGATCGGATTTCAATTCAGGTCGAAGGCGTGCAGCGGCGTAATTTCCGGGGCGATATTAGTGAGGTGCCAATGGGTAACCTCATTCAAAACATAGCGCTCTATTAA
- a CDS encoding uroporphyrinogen-III synthase, whose translation MSQTSTQTTEERQTKVSQVLVTQSKPADDKSPYFELASKYNITIDFRPFIQIQGVSFKDFRRNKVNILDHTAIIFTSRNAIDHFFRICQEGRIEVPADMKYFCISEQTANYLQKYIVIRKRKIFSGTKTAKELFDLIRKHKTEKFLFPCSNIRSNDIPDFMDTSGLHLTEAVMYETVATDLSDLDINQYDLIAFFSPSGVASLKSNFPDYQQNGTRLAAFGPTTAKAIVEAGLTLDIEAPLPNAPSMTGALDLYIRKANNP comes from the coding sequence ATGAGCCAAACCAGCACTCAGACCACAGAAGAGCGCCAGACCAAAGTCAGCCAAGTATTAGTAACTCAATCTAAGCCCGCCGACGACAAATCGCCTTATTTCGAATTAGCCTCTAAGTATAACATTACGATCGACTTTCGCCCGTTCATTCAGATTCAGGGCGTATCCTTCAAAGATTTTCGCCGTAATAAGGTCAACATTCTTGACCACACGGCGATCATCTTTACCAGCCGTAATGCCATCGACCACTTCTTCCGGATTTGCCAGGAGGGCCGTATTGAGGTGCCTGCCGATATGAAGTATTTCTGCATCTCCGAACAGACGGCCAATTACCTCCAGAAATACATCGTCATCCGGAAGCGGAAAATCTTTTCGGGCACGAAAACCGCTAAAGAACTTTTCGATCTGATTCGGAAGCATAAGACCGAGAAGTTCCTGTTCCCCTGCTCGAACATCCGCAGCAACGATATTCCTGATTTTATGGACACAAGCGGTTTGCACCTCACGGAAGCCGTGATGTATGAAACCGTGGCAACCGACCTTTCCGACTTGGACATCAACCAGTATGATCTGATTGCGTTCTTCAGCCCGTCGGGGGTAGCCTCGTTGAAAAGTAACTTTCCTGATTATCAGCAGAATGGTACGCGGCTGGCGGCGTTTGGCCCCACCACCGCCAAAGCGATCGTGGAAGCCGGCCTGACGCTCGATATCGAAGCGCCGCTGCCCAATGCGCCTTCGATGACCGGCGCGTTGGACCTCTACATTCGAAAAGCCAACAATCCGTAA
- a CDS encoding PorP/SprF family type IX secretion system membrane protein, with protein MLRKLYVLIGGCLLATSAYGQQDPQFSLFPFTPTVVNPAAVGSEGVTRIQFIHRTQWAGYQTSSGASGSPTTQLLTASLPLTRLNSGVGIYAFNDQLGPISNQSFQLAYAYRLPLKSGTLAVGVQAGLFNKRIDYTGAIINDPNDPLVPTGIYSQMQPDISAGIYYNTVDYWIGASLFHINSPAYKLGTDRAINPLSRTAYLSAGYRLGLTYEIDLQPSILYKYSTEPGPQASSLDANLLATYNGRYFAGLSYRVQESITVMAGLNMLANNALRFGLAYDAVAFGTQAKNPASYELMLSYALPAPSTNKKPIIRTPRFRY; from the coding sequence ATGCTTCGCAAACTCTACGTGCTTATTGGTGGGTGTTTACTGGCCACGTCGGCCTATGGTCAGCAAGACCCGCAGTTTAGCTTATTTCCGTTTACACCTACAGTCGTCAATCCGGCAGCGGTTGGGTCAGAAGGGGTGACCCGCATTCAGTTTATCCATCGTACACAGTGGGCCGGTTACCAGACGTCGTCGGGCGCGAGCGGCTCGCCCACCACGCAACTGCTCACGGCAAGCTTACCCCTCACGCGCCTTAACAGTGGCGTAGGTATCTATGCCTTCAACGATCAGCTTGGCCCGATCAGCAATCAATCGTTCCAACTGGCCTACGCGTATCGCTTACCCCTAAAGTCAGGTACGTTGGCGGTGGGTGTACAGGCCGGGCTGTTCAACAAACGAATCGATTACACGGGCGCAATCATCAACGATCCGAACGACCCGCTGGTGCCAACCGGGATTTACTCGCAGATGCAGCCTGATATCAGCGCCGGTATCTATTATAACACGGTCGACTACTGGATTGGGGCGAGTCTCTTCCACATCAATTCACCAGCCTACAAGCTGGGTACCGACCGGGCGATCAACCCGCTGTCGCGCACGGCCTATCTGTCGGCAGGGTATCGGCTGGGGCTGACCTACGAGATTGACCTGCAGCCGTCGATTCTGTACAAATACAGCACCGAGCCGGGGCCGCAGGCTTCGTCGCTCGACGCCAACCTGCTGGCTACCTATAATGGCCGCTATTTTGCCGGGTTGAGTTACCGGGTGCAGGAGTCGATCACGGTCATGGCGGGGCTGAATATGCTGGCCAATAATGCACTACGATTTGGGCTGGCCTACGACGCCGTGGCATTCGGTACGCAGGCTAAGAACCCGGCGTCGTACGAGCTGATGCTGAGCTATGCCTTACCGGCGCCAAGCACCAACAAGAAGCCCATTATCCGGACGCCGCGCTTCCGGTATTAA
- the porL gene encoding type IX secretion system motor protein PorL/GldL: MAAGKVNFFWDRLVPTIYSAGAAVVIMGAWAKITHNEQFGWMLTAGLLTEVVIFALYAVQSFTMPATAASDYEWERVYPELAPDYKGEVRKAVATPQANGLTANMDQMLAQAKITPDVFEKLGSGFQNLNNTVSKLTDLTDATVATNDYARNVKSASGAISEMNKSYGTAITAMNSMADATTDAKDYRDQFQKVTKNMGALNAVYELELQDTNKHLKAMNAFYGNLTSAMQNMADASKDTQQFKNELSKLTGNLASLNNVYGSMLTAMRGGN; the protein is encoded by the coding sequence ATGGCAGCAGGTAAAGTAAATTTCTTCTGGGATCGTCTCGTTCCTACTATCTATAGCGCTGGGGCCGCCGTTGTTATCATGGGAGCCTGGGCAAAAATCACCCACAACGAACAATTTGGCTGGATGCTGACGGCTGGTCTTCTGACCGAGGTTGTCATCTTCGCCCTGTATGCCGTTCAGAGCTTCACGATGCCGGCTACGGCCGCATCGGACTACGAATGGGAGCGTGTGTACCCCGAGTTGGCCCCCGATTATAAAGGTGAAGTTCGGAAAGCGGTTGCTACGCCGCAGGCCAATGGGCTGACGGCCAATATGGATCAGATGCTGGCGCAGGCCAAAATCACCCCCGACGTGTTTGAAAAGCTGGGCTCTGGCTTCCAGAACCTGAACAACACGGTGTCGAAACTGACCGACCTGACCGATGCAACCGTAGCGACTAACGACTACGCCCGCAATGTGAAGTCGGCCTCGGGCGCGATCTCTGAAATGAACAAATCGTACGGTACCGCCATCACCGCCATGAACTCAATGGCCGATGCGACGACCGACGCCAAAGATTACCGCGATCAGTTCCAGAAAGTAACCAAGAACATGGGTGCGCTGAACGCCGTCTATGAACTGGAATTGCAGGATACCAACAAGCACCTGAAAGCGATGAACGCTTTCTACGGTAACCTGACGAGCGCGATGCAGAATATGGCCGATGCCAGCAAAGACACGCAGCAGTTCAAAAATGAGCTGTCGAAACTGACGGGCAACCTGGCTTCACTGAACAACGTATACGGCAGCATGCTGACTGCTATGCGCGGCGGTAACTAA
- the uvrC gene encoding excinuclease ABC subunit UvrC, whose protein sequence is MPDFDYKKELAKVPHEPGVYRYFDATGEVIYVGKAKDLKNRVSSYFNKSNQHDRKTQRLVSQIRKIEFTIVHTEFDALLLENQLIKRYQPRYNILLRDDKTYPFVLVTNEHFPRVVTTRRIERGQGTHYGPYAQLKPMYAVLEMFSQLFTLRTCNYNLSPENIEAGKYKVCLEYHIGNCKGPCEGKQAEADYDADIEQIHAILKGQLKPAQEYFRNRMVESANNLAFEQAQQYKDKLDVLQRFQSKSTVVNPKIADADVFTIASDETAAYVNFMKVVNGTIIQTHTVEIKKKLDETDADLLTMMIVEFRDQYGSQAKEIITNIPLETDLKAEITVPQIGDKRKLMDMSLKNVLYFRRERQERQAAEASASASKKDRVLIRLKQDLQLKNLPRRIECFDNSNIQGTNPVSAMVCFIDGKPATKEYRHFSIKTVVGPNDFASMHEVVTRRYSRLLEENAPLPDLIVIDGGKGQLSAACDALKKLDLYGKIPIISIAKRLEEIYFPEDSLPLYIDKKSESLKLIQQCRDEAHRFGITHHRDKRSKNSLISELEGIEGIGKVTATKLLSYFKGVKKIREADTDAIAQVIGADKALKVKQYFEAQEA, encoded by the coding sequence ATGCCAGATTTTGATTACAAGAAGGAGCTAGCCAAGGTGCCCCACGAACCCGGCGTGTATCGGTATTTCGACGCGACGGGCGAGGTAATCTATGTGGGCAAAGCCAAGGACCTGAAAAACCGGGTCAGCAGCTACTTCAATAAATCGAACCAACACGACCGCAAAACGCAGCGGCTGGTAAGCCAGATTCGCAAGATCGAGTTTACCATCGTGCATACCGAGTTCGATGCGTTGCTGCTCGAAAATCAGCTTATCAAACGATACCAGCCGCGCTACAACATCCTGCTGCGCGACGACAAGACGTACCCGTTCGTGCTGGTTACCAACGAGCATTTTCCGCGCGTCGTAACCACGCGGCGCATCGAGCGCGGGCAGGGAACACACTACGGCCCTTACGCGCAGCTAAAGCCCATGTATGCCGTGCTGGAAATGTTCAGCCAGCTCTTTACGCTACGTACCTGCAACTACAACCTGTCGCCCGAAAACATCGAGGCGGGCAAATACAAGGTGTGCCTGGAGTACCATATCGGCAATTGCAAAGGCCCCTGCGAAGGCAAACAGGCCGAAGCCGATTACGATGCCGACATCGAGCAGATTCACGCCATTCTGAAAGGGCAGCTCAAGCCCGCGCAGGAGTATTTTCGTAACCGCATGGTGGAGTCGGCCAACAATCTGGCGTTTGAGCAGGCGCAGCAGTACAAAGACAAGCTCGATGTCTTGCAGCGTTTTCAAAGCAAATCGACGGTGGTGAACCCGAAAATCGCCGATGCCGACGTGTTTACGATTGCCTCCGACGAAACGGCCGCTTACGTCAATTTTATGAAGGTGGTGAACGGCACCATCATCCAGACGCATACGGTCGAGATCAAGAAAAAGCTCGACGAAACCGACGCCGATCTGCTGACGATGATGATTGTGGAATTCCGTGACCAATACGGCAGCCAGGCGAAGGAGATTATCACGAACATTCCGCTGGAAACCGACCTGAAAGCGGAGATAACCGTGCCGCAGATTGGCGACAAGCGGAAACTGATGGATATGTCGTTGAAAAACGTGCTTTATTTCCGGCGCGAACGGCAGGAACGACAGGCCGCTGAAGCCTCGGCCAGTGCCAGTAAGAAAGATCGGGTGCTCATCCGACTCAAGCAGGACTTGCAACTCAAAAACCTGCCCCGGCGCATCGAGTGTTTCGATAACTCTAACATCCAGGGCACAAACCCGGTGTCGGCGATGGTGTGCTTTATTGATGGCAAACCAGCCACCAAAGAGTACCGTCACTTCAGCATCAAAACGGTCGTGGGTCCTAACGACTTCGCCAGTATGCACGAAGTGGTCACGCGCCGGTATAGTCGCCTGCTCGAAGAGAACGCCCCCCTCCCCGACCTGATCGTTATTGACGGTGGGAAGGGCCAGCTCAGCGCCGCCTGCGATGCCTTGAAAAAGCTGGATCTGTACGGAAAAATTCCGATCATCAGCATCGCTAAACGACTGGAAGAAATTTATTTCCCCGAAGATTCGCTGCCCCTCTATATTGATAAGAAGTCAGAGTCGCTCAAGCTCATTCAGCAATGCCGCGACGAAGCGCACCGGTTTGGCATCACGCACCACCGCGACAAACGCAGCAAAAACAGCCTGATCAGTGAGTTGGAAGGCATCGAAGGCATTGGCAAGGTCACGGCCACCAAACTGCTCTCCTATTTCAAAGGGGTAAAGAAAATCCGCGAGGCTGATACGGACGCCATTGCGCAGGTGATCGGTGCCGACAAAGCGCTGAAAGTGAAGCAATACTTCGAAGCGCAGGAAGCGTAG